GGCCAGAACACAGCGGCGATATAGGCCCCTGCCCCGCCCTTGCGGGCCCCGGCCAGCCCGAAGGCGAGCTGGGCGGCGAACACCCACAGCACGACGGCGGCCGAGCCGCCGGCGACGAGGGTGATCCAGAACAGATTGGCCAGCATCAAAACCCCGCCGCTCAGCGCAGAATGTCGGTGTAGAGCTCGGACGGATCGGGCTCGGGATCGTGGCTGGCGAAATCGGCGGCCGCGTTCATCGCGTCGCGGATCTCGGCGTCGATCGCCTTCAGATCCTCCTCGCTGGCCCACTTCTTCTCCAGAAGGCGGGCCCGCACCTGCTCGATCGGGTCATGCTCGGTGCGCATCTTCTGCACCTCCTCCTTGGACCGGTACTTGGCCGGGTCCGACATGGAGTGGCCGCGATAGCGGTAGGTGAGCATTTCGAGGATGTAGGGGCCCTTGCCGGAGCGGGCGAACTCCACCGCGCGCTCGCCGGCGGCCTTGACCGCGCGCACATCCATGCCGTCGACCTGCTCGCCGGGAATGTTGAACGAGGTGCCGCGCTTGGAGAAGTCGGTCTGGGCGGAGGCGCGGTTCACCGCGGTGCCCATGGCGTATTTGTTGTTCTCGATGATGTACACGACGGGCAGCTTCCACAGCTCCGCCATGTTGAAGCTCTCATAGACCTGGCCCTGATTGGCGGCGCCGTCGCCGAAATAGGCCAGGGTGACATTGCCGTTGTCACGGTAGTGATTGGCGAAGGCGAGGCCGGTGCCGAGCGAGACCTGGGCGCCGACGATGCCGTGGCCGCCGAAGAAGCCCTTCTCGATGCTGAACATATGCATCGAGCCGCCCTTGCCCTTGGAATAGCCGCCACGGCGGCCGGTGAGCTCGGCCATGACGCCCTTGGGGTCCATGCCGCAGGCCAGCATGTG
Above is a window of Ancylobacter sp. WKF20 DNA encoding:
- the pdhA gene encoding pyruvate dehydrogenase (acetyl-transferring) E1 component subunit alpha, whose product is MVTAAKKSAASTTVGKAPAAPRTTGRRADKVSSVLEFSKADELEAYRRMLEIRRFEEKAGQLYGMGLIGGFCHLYIGQEAVVVGMQAALKPGDQVITGYRDHGHMLACGMDPKGVMAELTGRRGGYSKGKGGSMHMFSIEKGFFGGHGIVGAQVSLGTGLAFANHYRDNGNVTLAYFGDGAANQGQVYESFNMAELWKLPVVYIIENNKYAMGTAVNRASAQTDFSKRGTSFNIPGEQVDGMDVRAVKAAGERAVEFARSGKGPYILEMLTYRYRGHSMSDPAKYRSKEEVQKMRTEHDPIEQVRARLLEKKWASEEDLKAIDAEIRDAMNAAADFASHDPEPDPSELYTDILR